A window of the Pseudomonas gozinkensis genome harbors these coding sequences:
- a CDS encoding DUF4892 domain-containing protein, translated as MRSISLLALCCFSPFLFAANLPGSQDLPIVPRLADAQIVDYRPAVELERIYPLGSIRKISGQLRFDGQVSARGQTTSVTYELPPEHSATEAFTLAREALQKQDAQLLFWCQARDCGESSLWANEVFGNAKLYGADEQQAYLLLRLAAPRDNTLVALYSITRGNRKAYLHVEQFEAQAPLGELLPTSATLLRELKSTGELDFPKLAGDPDDTWLRLLSRGLNLDTTLRVTVSGPKAEAWRQALIGQGVRAARMETGSVDGEGLRIVLLR; from the coding sequence ATGCGATCTATCAGTCTGCTGGCGCTGTGCTGTTTCAGTCCCTTTCTATTCGCTGCCAACCTGCCGGGCAGTCAGGATCTGCCGATCGTGCCGCGTCTGGCCGATGCGCAGATCGTCGACTATCGCCCCGCCGTGGAGCTGGAGCGGATCTACCCGCTCGGCTCGATCCGCAAGATCAGCGGCCAGTTGCGTTTCGACGGCCAGGTCAGCGCCCGGGGGCAAACCACCTCGGTGACCTACGAATTGCCGCCGGAACATTCCGCTACAGAAGCTTTCACCCTTGCTCGCGAAGCCCTGCAAAAGCAGGACGCCCAGTTGTTGTTCTGGTGCCAGGCCCGGGATTGCGGCGAGAGCAGCCTGTGGGCCAACGAGGTGTTCGGCAACGCCAAGCTGTACGGTGCCGACGAGCAGCAGGCCTATCTGCTGCTGAGGCTCGCGGCCCCGCGCGACAACACGCTGGTGGCGCTGTACAGCATCACCCGCGGTAATCGCAAAGCCTATCTGCACGTCGAACAGTTCGAGGCGCAGGCACCGCTCGGTGAGCTGCTGCCGACCTCGGCCACGCTGCTGCGGGAACTGAAAAGCACTGGCGAGCTGGATTTTCCAAAGCTCGCTGGCGATCCGGATGACACCTGGCTGCGCTTGCTGTCCCGTGGCCTGAACCTCGACACCACGTTGCGGGTGACGGTGTCCGGGCCCAAGGCCGAGGCTTGGCGGCAGGCACTGATCGGGCAGGGCGTGCGTGCTGCGCGAATGGAAACCGGTAGCGTCGATGGCGAAGGTCTGCGCATCGTTCTGTTGCGATAA
- a CDS encoding response regulator codes for MHNSQASVNDEQKDDKRWSIRALIVDDDVPIRELMIDYLARFNIHASGVTDGAAMRQAMQAEHFDVVVLDLMLPGEDGLSLCRWLRAESDIPILMLTARCEPTDRIIGLELGADDYMAKPFEPRELVARIQTILRRVRDDRTEQRANIRFDNWRLNSVLRQLIADDGLVVPLSNAEFRLLWVFIERPRRVLSREQLLDAARGRSIEAFDRSIDLLVSRLRQKLGDDPKAPQLIKTVRGEGYLFDARDIG; via the coding sequence ATGCACAACTCCCAAGCCTCCGTGAACGACGAGCAGAAAGACGACAAGCGCTGGAGCATCCGGGCTCTGATCGTCGACGATGACGTGCCGATCCGCGAACTGATGATCGACTACCTGGCCCGCTTCAACATTCACGCCAGCGGCGTCACCGACGGTGCGGCGATGCGCCAGGCGATGCAGGCCGAACATTTCGACGTGGTGGTACTCGACCTGATGCTGCCCGGCGAAGACGGTTTGTCGCTGTGCCGCTGGCTGCGCGCTGAATCGGACATCCCGATCCTGATGCTCACCGCCCGCTGCGAACCCACCGACCGGATCATCGGCCTGGAACTGGGCGCCGATGACTATATGGCCAAACCGTTCGAGCCTCGGGAGCTGGTGGCGCGCATCCAGACGATTCTGCGTCGGGTGCGCGACGACCGCACCGAACAGCGTGCGAACATTCGCTTCGACAACTGGCGCCTGAACAGTGTTCTGCGCCAGTTGATCGCCGACGATGGCCTGGTGGTGCCGCTGTCCAACGCCGAATTCCGCCTGCTCTGGGTATTCATCGAACGCCCGCGCCGGGTGCTCAGCCGCGAACAGTTGCTGGACGCCGCCCGTGGCCGCTCGATCGAAGCCTTCGACCGCAGCATCGACCTGCTGGTCTCGCGCCTGCGGCAAAAACTCGGCGACGACCCGAAAGCCCCGCAACTGATCAAGACCGTACGCGGTGAAGGCTACCTGTTCGACGCGCGAGACATCGGCTGA
- a CDS encoding IS4 family transposase, whose translation MAKLALEQAIAPEWVDQVFEEHRQRQYSRELLFSTIIKLMSLVSLGLKPSLHAAARQLEDLPVSLAALYDKISRTEPALLRALVTGCAQRLAPTIRELGCTAMLPGWQVRVVDGNHLASTEKRLGALRHERGAARPGFSVVVYDPDLDQVIDLQACEDAYASERVCVLPLLADAESGQVWLADRLYCTLPVMEACEQVKTSFVIRQQAKHPRLIQEGQWQEPVPVSTGTVREQIIQVRGGYQCRRVELTLHSPTDSGDSSLMFWSNLPDSVSAQQIAELYRRRWSIEGMFQRLEAILESEIETLGSPKAALLGFATAVLAYNVLAVLKRSVEQAHQASQPEGWEASTYHLAVQVRSGYEGLQIALPSECFPVVPLEKLAQRLLELARNIQPKQVAKSPRGPKVPKPKTWVQGAAVHAHVSTDRVIKAAKTKRP comes from the coding sequence ATGGCCAAATTGGCGCTGGAGCAAGCTATTGCCCCTGAGTGGGTCGATCAGGTCTTCGAAGAGCATCGGCAACGGCAGTATTCTCGTGAGCTACTGTTCTCGACCATCATCAAGCTGATGTCCCTTGTTTCATTGGGCTTGAAGCCATCCCTGCACGCTGCGGCGCGGCAACTGGAAGATCTTCCTGTCAGCCTGGCGGCCCTCTACGACAAGATCAGTCGTACCGAGCCAGCTCTGTTGCGCGCCCTGGTCACGGGCTGTGCACAGCGCCTGGCTCCAACGATCAGGGAGTTGGGTTGCACGGCGATGCTGCCGGGTTGGCAGGTTCGGGTGGTGGACGGTAATCACTTGGCATCCACTGAGAAACGACTCGGGGCTTTACGCCACGAGCGAGGCGCCGCTCGGCCCGGTTTTTCGGTGGTTGTCTACGATCCCGACCTGGATCAGGTCATCGACCTGCAGGCGTGTGAGGATGCTTACGCAAGCGAGCGTGTCTGCGTGTTGCCTCTCTTGGCCGATGCCGAGTCGGGCCAAGTGTGGCTGGCTGATCGACTCTATTGCACGCTCCCGGTTATGGAGGCTTGCGAACAGGTCAAAACCTCCTTTGTCATTCGCCAGCAAGCCAAGCATCCACGCTTGATTCAGGAGGGGCAGTGGCAAGAACCAGTGCCTGTGAGTACGGGCACTGTGCGTGAGCAGATTATTCAGGTCAGAGGCGGTTACCAGTGTCGGCGTGTCGAACTGACGCTTCACTCGCCAACGGACTCGGGTGACAGCAGCTTGATGTTCTGGAGCAATCTGCCTGACAGCGTCAGCGCGCAGCAGATCGCGGAACTCTATCGCCGCCGCTGGAGCATTGAAGGCATGTTCCAGCGACTGGAAGCAATCCTGGAAAGTGAAATCGAAACCCTTGGTAGCCCAAAGGCTGCCCTGCTCGGGTTTGCTACTGCGGTTTTGGCCTACAACGTCCTGGCCGTACTCAAGCGAAGCGTCGAGCAAGCCCATCAGGCTTCCCAGCCTGAGGGCTGGGAAGCCTCAACCTATCACTTGGCGGTTCAGGTCCGCAGTGGCTATGAAGGTCTGCAAATTGCGCTGCCCTCGGAATGCTTTCCCGTCGTACCTCTGGAAAAACTGGCCCAGCGCTTGTTGGAACTGGCCAGAAACATCCAGCCAAAACAAGTTGCCAAAAGTCCCCGGGGCCCCAAGGTGCCCAAACCCAAAACATGGGTGCAAGGCGCTGCGGTGCATGCGCATGTTTCAACGGACCGGGTAATCAAGGCCGCCAAAACGAAAAGACCTTGA
- a CDS encoding PLP-dependent aminotransferase family protein — translation MELRIDRQAMVPVVQQIVDGLTEWIMQGQVPPTTRLPSVRQIARCNLLSQSCVMEACERLVAQGVLASRQGSGFIVAASLPGCCKTIDGSGCEAERSEGDHSSRWRGGLKLGSGVLPESWREPDDLGYAIREVTRADMASLFNYSTPLGLPALREQIVKRLGLLNIKASEEQVMTTAGASHGLDLIVRTLFKAGDCVVVETPGYAPLFDLLRLHGVRMLEIRRTSGGPDVEALEALLQQFRPTALFINSHHHNPTGSCLLPAVARRILQLSRIYDLQLIEDDVYADLHNGSGTRLAALDDEGRVIYVGSFSKTLSSSLRVGFVLAGSELIERMARVKMISCMGTSRFSEAVLAGLLATGAYRKLVQRQRQRLNADRAAALQALEDADWEVFGKPMGGLFIWARSPVADEARLRRHALRCGVQLSCATSFSPSGEASDWQRINVAYACDPRARQFFRDTAMDRPRTF, via the coding sequence ATGGAATTGAGAATTGACCGACAGGCAATGGTGCCGGTCGTACAGCAGATTGTGGACGGGTTGACCGAGTGGATCATGCAAGGACAGGTGCCGCCGACGACGCGCCTGCCTTCCGTGCGACAGATCGCACGGTGCAATCTGCTCAGTCAGTCCTGCGTCATGGAGGCCTGCGAACGGCTGGTGGCGCAAGGCGTTCTTGCCTCGCGCCAGGGCTCGGGTTTCATTGTGGCCGCTTCGTTGCCCGGTTGCTGCAAGACGATCGATGGCTCCGGGTGCGAGGCAGAACGCAGTGAGGGCGATCACTCCTCCCGGTGGCGCGGCGGTTTGAAACTGGGAAGTGGCGTCCTGCCGGAGAGTTGGCGCGAACCCGATGACCTTGGTTATGCGATCCGCGAGGTGACACGCGCCGACATGGCCAGCCTGTTCAACTACAGTACCCCTCTGGGCCTGCCGGCGTTGCGCGAGCAGATCGTCAAGCGCCTGGGATTGCTGAATATCAAGGCATCTGAGGAGCAGGTGATGACCACCGCCGGCGCCAGCCACGGACTGGACCTGATCGTGCGTACCTTGTTCAAGGCCGGTGATTGCGTCGTGGTCGAGACCCCCGGTTATGCGCCGCTGTTCGATCTTCTGCGCTTGCACGGCGTGCGTATGCTGGAAATTCGCCGGACGTCGGGCGGGCCGGATGTCGAGGCGCTCGAGGCATTGCTGCAGCAGTTTCGGCCCACCGCGTTGTTCATCAACAGTCACCACCACAATCCCACGGGCAGTTGCCTGCTGCCGGCCGTTGCCCGACGCATCCTGCAGTTGAGCAGGATCTACGACCTGCAGTTGATAGAAGATGATGTCTACGCTGACCTGCACAACGGCAGCGGCACTCGACTGGCTGCGCTGGATGACGAAGGACGGGTAATTTACGTCGGCAGTTTTTCCAAGACTCTGAGCAGCTCGCTGCGGGTGGGTTTCGTGCTGGCGGGAAGCGAGCTGATCGAGCGGATGGCGCGGGTCAAGATGATCAGTTGCATGGGCACCTCGAGGTTTAGTGAAGCGGTGCTGGCCGGGCTCCTGGCCACTGGCGCCTATCGCAAACTGGTGCAGCGCCAGCGCCAACGCCTCAATGCCGATCGTGCGGCTGCCTTGCAGGCCCTGGAAGATGCCGACTGGGAAGTGTTCGGCAAGCCCATGGGCGGCCTGTTCATCTGGGCACGTTCGCCAGTGGCCGATGAGGCGCGCCTGCGCAGGCATGCTCTGCGATGCGGTGTGCAATTGTCCTGCGCAACGTCGTTCAGTCCCAGTGGCGAAGCCAGCGACTGGCAGCGGATCAACGTGGCTTATGCCTGTGATCCACGGGCACGGCAGTTTTTTCGCGATACAGCCATGGATCGACCTCGAACGTTCTGA
- a CDS encoding sensor histidine kinase, which produces MRARFDTLFGRLFGVLLVAIVLAHLLAFAWFRLYGPPPPPPPPEFSENIDGRQPPQDPRYQPRPPRPWFGGPIVPLTFQFISLIIAAWYGAKLLTRPIQRLSDAAERLSEDLDSPPLDENGPREARQAAYTFNLMQQRIREQVQQRARMLGAVSHDLRTPLSRLKLRLENINDEKLQGQMRQDLDDMIGMLDATLTYLHEQRTSEALQLMDVQALVESLCENAQDQGADVQVSGHCAPLQVQPMALRSCINNLMDNALRYAGQVHIELQDQREQLLIRVIDHGPGIAADKREAVFEPFFRLEGSRNRNSGGVGLGMTIAREAAQRQGGQLTLAETPGGGLTAVIQLPRR; this is translated from the coding sequence ATGCGGGCGCGCTTCGACACGCTGTTCGGCCGCCTGTTCGGCGTGCTGTTGGTGGCGATCGTCCTGGCGCACTTGCTGGCCTTCGCCTGGTTCCGCCTCTACGGCCCACCTCCACCACCTCCGCCGCCGGAGTTCTCGGAAAACATCGACGGCAGACAGCCGCCACAAGATCCGCGCTACCAGCCACGTCCGCCGCGACCCTGGTTCGGCGGACCGATCGTGCCTCTGACCTTCCAGTTCATCTCGCTGATCATCGCCGCCTGGTACGGCGCCAAGCTGCTGACCCGGCCGATCCAGCGCCTGAGCGATGCGGCCGAGCGCCTGAGCGAAGACCTCGACAGCCCGCCGCTGGACGAAAACGGCCCCCGGGAAGCGCGACAGGCCGCCTACACGTTCAACCTGATGCAGCAGCGCATCCGCGAACAGGTGCAGCAACGGGCGCGGATGCTCGGCGCCGTTTCCCACGACCTGCGCACCCCGCTGTCGCGGCTGAAACTGCGTCTGGAAAACATCAACGACGAGAAGCTGCAGGGCCAGATGCGCCAGGATCTGGACGATATGATCGGCATGCTCGACGCCACCCTGACCTACCTGCACGAACAGCGCACCAGCGAGGCCTTGCAGTTGATGGACGTGCAGGCGCTGGTCGAATCGCTGTGCGAAAACGCCCAGGATCAAGGCGCCGACGTTCAGGTCAGCGGCCACTGCGCGCCGTTGCAGGTACAACCCATGGCACTGCGCTCGTGCATCAACAACCTGATGGACAACGCCCTGCGCTACGCCGGCCAAGTGCACATCGAACTGCAAGACCAGCGCGAACAACTGCTGATCCGCGTCATCGACCACGGCCCGGGCATCGCGGCGGACAAGCGAGAAGCCGTATTCGAACCGTTCTTTCGCCTTGAAGGCTCACGCAACCGCAACTCCGGCGGCGTCGGCCTGGGCATGACCATCGCCCGGGAAGCTGCACAGCGCCAGGGCGGCCAACTGACCCTGGCAGAAACACCCGGCGGCGGCCTGACCGCCGTGATCCAGCTGCCTCGCCGCTGA
- the pyrF gene encoding orotidine-5'-phosphate decarboxylase — MSACQTPIIVALDFPTRDAALKLADQLDPKLCRVKVGKELFTSCAAEIVGTLRDKGFEVFLDLKFHDIPNTTAMAVKAAAEMGVWMVNVHCSGGLRMMAACREELDKRSGPQPLLIGVTVLTSMEREDLAGIGLDIEPQEQVLRLAALAEKAGMDGLVCSALEATALKTAHPSLQLVTPGIRPAGSAQDDQRRILTPRQALDAGSDYLVIGRPISQAADPAKALASVVAELA, encoded by the coding sequence ATGTCCGCCTGCCAGACTCCTATCATCGTCGCCCTGGATTTCCCTACCCGTGACGCCGCACTGAAGCTGGCCGACCAGTTGGACCCGAAACTGTGCCGGGTCAAAGTGGGCAAGGAACTGTTCACCAGTTGCGCCGCGGAAATCGTTGGCACCCTGCGTGACAAGGGTTTTGAAGTATTCCTGGACTTGAAATTCCACGACATTCCCAACACCACGGCGATGGCGGTCAAGGCTGCTGCCGAGATGGGCGTATGGATGGTCAACGTTCACTGCTCCGGCGGCCTGCGCATGATGGCGGCCTGCCGCGAAGAGCTGGACAAGCGCAGCGGCCCGCAGCCGTTGCTGATCGGCGTGACCGTGCTGACCAGCATGGAGCGCGAGGATCTGGCGGGTATTGGTCTGGACATCGAGCCGCAGGAACAAGTGCTGCGTCTGGCGGCACTGGCCGAGAAGGCCGGGATGGACGGTCTGGTGTGCTCGGCGCTGGAAGCCACCGCGCTGAAAACCGCGCACCCGTCGCTGCAACTGGTGACCCCGGGAATTCGTCCGGCCGGCAGCGCCCAGGATGACCAGCGTCGCATCCTGACCCCGCGTCAGGCGCTGGATGCCGGTTCCGACTATCTGGTGATCGGCCGCCCGATCAGCCAGGCGGCGGATCCGGCCAAGGCCCTGGCCTCGGTGGTTGCCGAACTGGCCTGA
- a CDS encoding AI-2E family transporter produces MPNNDRLLVQILLLVLFGASFWVMAPFWSALFWGAVLAFASWPLMRLLTRWLNGRESLAALLLTMGWMLLVAGPLVWLGFNLADHVRDATAFIKDVQVDGLPEAPTWLGGVPLVGERLVGIWNSIDQQGAALMVTVKPYLGQVGNWLLARSAQIGSGILELTLSIVFVFFFYRDGPRLAAFVHSLLERLIGDRAGYYIDLVAGTVQRVVNGVIGTAAAQAVLALIGFLIAGVPGALVLGIVTFLLSLIPMGPPLVWIPATAWLAWKGEYGMAVFLGIWGTFIISGVDNVLKPYLISRGGNLPLVIVLLGVFGGLIAFGFIGLFIGPTLLAVAYSLLTDWSKSQARV; encoded by the coding sequence ATGCCCAATAATGATCGTCTGCTGGTGCAGATCCTGTTGCTGGTGCTGTTTGGTGCCAGTTTCTGGGTGATGGCGCCGTTCTGGTCGGCGCTGTTCTGGGGCGCGGTGCTGGCGTTCGCCAGTTGGCCGCTGATGCGTTTGCTGACCCGCTGGCTCAATGGGCGGGAATCCCTTGCAGCGCTGCTGCTGACCATGGGCTGGATGTTGCTGGTGGCAGGGCCGCTGGTGTGGCTGGGTTTCAACCTGGCCGATCATGTGCGCGATGCCACAGCGTTCATCAAGGATGTGCAGGTCGACGGACTGCCCGAGGCTCCGACCTGGCTGGGCGGTGTACCGTTGGTTGGCGAACGGCTGGTGGGGATCTGGAACAGCATCGATCAGCAGGGCGCGGCCCTGATGGTGACGGTCAAACCTTATCTGGGACAGGTCGGCAACTGGTTGCTTGCACGCAGTGCACAGATCGGCAGCGGGATTCTCGAGCTGACCCTGAGCATTGTCTTCGTGTTCTTTTTCTACCGCGACGGGCCGCGACTGGCGGCGTTCGTACACAGTTTGCTGGAGCGTTTGATCGGCGATCGGGCCGGGTACTACATCGATCTGGTGGCCGGTACTGTGCAGCGGGTGGTCAACGGGGTGATCGGTACGGCAGCGGCGCAAGCGGTGCTGGCGCTGATCGGGTTCCTGATTGCCGGGGTGCCGGGGGCGCTGGTGCTGGGGATCGTGACGTTCCTGCTCAGCCTGATTCCGATGGGGCCGCCGCTGGTGTGGATTCCGGCTACGGCGTGGCTGGCCTGGAAGGGCGAGTATGGGATGGCGGTGTTTCTCGGGATCTGGGGGACGTTCATCATCAGTGGCGTGGATAACGTGCTCAAGCCGTATCTGATCAGCCGTGGCGGGAATCTGCCGTTGGTGATTGTGTTGCTTGGGGTGTTTGGCGGGTTGATTGCGTTTGGGTTTATCGGGTTGTTTATCGGGCCTACGCTTTTGGCTGTTGCTTATAGTTTGTTGACGGACTGGAGCAAGAGTCAGGCTCGGGTTTGA
- a CDS encoding methyl-accepting chemotaxis protein, which yields MLAMQQMGAGLSTIVSGLQAGIEQLASSAQSLSAVTEQTNLEVSSQKEETEQVATAMNQMTATVHDVARNAEEAALAAQTADGKVESGQQVVRQSMARIEQLADSATSASSSIESLSAEIQNIGTVLGVIKSVAEQTNLLALNAAIEAARAGEQGRGFAVVADEVRALARRTQQSTEEIERLVSALRSAADSSVQQIQSSGELVKLAVSDALQTESALGSIAAAVSLIQQMNQQIAAAAEEQSSVAEEINRSVTSIRASADQSSIAMRGNAASSVELAQLGGELRGMVGHFRL from the coding sequence ATGTTGGCCATGCAGCAGATGGGCGCGGGTTTGAGCACGATTGTCAGCGGGTTGCAGGCGGGGATCGAACAATTGGCCAGTTCGGCGCAATCACTGTCGGCGGTGACCGAACAGACCAACCTTGAGGTCAGCAGCCAGAAAGAGGAAACCGAACAGGTCGCCACGGCGATGAACCAGATGACCGCCACCGTGCACGATGTGGCGCGTAATGCCGAAGAAGCGGCGCTCGCGGCGCAGACCGCCGATGGCAAGGTCGAAAGCGGCCAGCAGGTGGTGCGTCAGAGCATGGCGCGGATCGAGCAACTGGCGGATTCGGCGACGTCGGCCAGTTCGAGCATCGAAAGCCTCAGTGCGGAAATCCAGAACATCGGCACGGTGCTGGGGGTGATCAAGAGTGTCGCCGAGCAGACCAACCTGCTGGCGCTCAACGCGGCGATCGAAGCGGCGCGGGCAGGCGAGCAGGGCAGGGGCTTTGCGGTGGTCGCCGATGAGGTGCGGGCGCTGGCCCGGCGCACCCAGCAGTCGACCGAGGAGATCGAGCGGCTGGTCAGTGCCTTGCGTTCGGCGGCGGATTCGTCGGTGCAGCAGATTCAGAGCAGTGGCGAACTGGTGAAGCTGGCGGTGAGTGATGCGTTGCAGACCGAAAGCGCACTAGGGAGTATTGCGGCGGCGGTTTCGTTGATTCAGCAGATGAACCAGCAGATTGCGGCGGCGGCCGAGGAGCAGAGTTCGGTGGCGGAGGAGATCAATCGCAGTGTGACGAGTATTCGGGCGAGTGCGGATCAGTCTTCGATTGCCATGCGGGGGAATGCGGCTTCGAGTGTTGAGCTGGCGCAGTTGGGGGGTGAGTTGCGGGGGATGGTGGGGCACTTTCGGCTTTGA
- the xopAW gene encoding XopAW family type III secretion system calcium-binding effector — MIGSVSNYTSYTSTSSTSTQNARSQQLQKELFAKLDSNGDGAVDQDELGSALSQKSNDGLLVSLSKQFGDLDSDASGSLSAEEMTAMAPPPPPPGDQAPNTELADALISALDADGDGAISSDELSNGLTSAGSTADSSKIFSALDKNEDGVVSQDELAASLTPPPPPPQASSDELFSQLDADGDGTVTATELNSALQTSGSTSSNNTDTAAALLKVLDSDSSGGVSSDELKAALHAGRERPDDEQTASNTQTTTEALNRMIANLSKQYSLESTASVGKYLNVAT; from the coding sequence ATGATCGGTAGCGTCAGCAACTACACGAGCTATACCAGCACCAGCAGCACCTCCACCCAGAACGCCCGCAGCCAGCAACTGCAAAAGGAACTGTTCGCCAAGCTCGACAGCAACGGCGACGGCGCGGTGGATCAGGACGAACTGGGCAGCGCCCTGTCGCAAAAGTCCAACGACGGCCTGCTGGTCAGCCTGAGCAAACAATTCGGCGATCTGGACAGCGACGCCAGCGGCAGCCTCAGCGCCGAAGAAATGACCGCCATGGCCCCACCCCCACCGCCCCCAGGCGACCAGGCCCCCAACACCGAACTGGCCGACGCCCTGATCAGCGCCCTGGACGCCGACGGCGACGGCGCCATCAGCAGCGACGAACTGAGCAATGGCCTGACCAGCGCCGGCAGCACCGCCGACAGCAGTAAAATCTTTTCGGCCCTGGACAAGAACGAAGACGGCGTCGTCAGCCAGGACGAACTCGCCGCCAGCCTCACCCCACCGCCGCCGCCCCCTCAAGCCTCCAGCGACGAACTGTTCAGCCAGCTCGATGCGGACGGCGACGGCACTGTTACCGCCACTGAATTGAACAGCGCGCTGCAGACCAGCGGCAGCACCTCCTCGAACAACACCGACACCGCCGCCGCCCTGCTCAAGGTGCTAGACAGCGACAGCAGCGGAGGTGTCAGCAGCGACGAACTGAAAGCTGCACTGCATGCAGGTCGCGAACGCCCGGACGATGAACAAACTGCCAGCAATACTCAAACCACCACCGAAGCGCTGAACCGCATGATTGCCAATCTGAGCAAGCAGTACTCGCTAGAAAGCACTGCGTCGGTGGGCAAATATTTGAATGTGGCGACTTGA
- a CDS encoding NADP-dependent oxidoreductase, producing the protein MTNQTNRQFLLAKRPVGAATRETFTYQEVPVGEPAAGQILVKNEYLSLDPAMRGWMNEGKSYIPPVGLGEVMRALGVGKVVASNNPGFAVGDYVNGAIGVQDYFLGEPRGFYKVDPKLAPLPVYLSALGMTGMTAYFALLDVGAPKAGDTVVLSGAAGAVGSIAGQIAKIKGCRVVGIAGGEDKCKFLIDELGFDGAIDYKSEDVLAGLKRECPKGVDVYFDNVGGDILDAVLSRINLKARVVICGAISQYNNKEAVKGPANYLSLLVNRARMEGFVVMDYAAQYASAAQEMAGWMAKGQLKSKEDIVEGLETFPETLGKLFSGENFGKLVLKV; encoded by the coding sequence ATGACCAACCAGACCAATCGCCAGTTCCTGCTCGCCAAACGCCCGGTGGGCGCCGCCACCCGCGAGACCTTCACCTATCAGGAAGTACCGGTCGGCGAGCCGGCGGCGGGGCAGATTCTGGTCAAGAACGAATACCTGTCCCTCGACCCGGCCATGCGCGGCTGGATGAACGAAGGCAAATCCTACATCCCGCCGGTGGGCCTCGGTGAAGTCATGCGCGCGCTGGGCGTAGGCAAAGTCGTCGCGTCAAACAATCCGGGGTTTGCCGTCGGCGACTACGTCAACGGCGCCATCGGCGTGCAGGATTATTTCCTTGGCGAGCCAAGAGGTTTCTACAAGGTCGATCCGAAACTGGCACCACTGCCGGTTTACCTGTCCGCATTGGGCATGACCGGCATGACCGCCTACTTCGCCCTGCTTGATGTCGGCGCACCGAAGGCCGGGGACACCGTGGTGTTGTCCGGCGCAGCAGGCGCGGTGGGCAGCATCGCCGGGCAAATCGCCAAAATCAAAGGTTGCCGTGTGGTCGGCATTGCCGGTGGCGAGGATAAGTGCAAGTTCCTGATCGATGAACTGGGCTTCGACGGCGCCATCGACTACAAGAGCGAGGACGTGCTGGCCGGTCTCAAGCGCGAATGCCCGAAAGGCGTGGACGTGTATTTCGACAACGTCGGCGGCGACATCCTCGACGCCGTACTCAGCCGTATCAACCTGAAAGCACGCGTGGTGATCTGCGGCGCCATCAGCCAGTACAACAACAAGGAAGCGGTCAAAGGCCCGGCCAACTACCTGTCGCTGCTGGTCAACCGCGCGCGGATGGAAGGCTTCGTGGTAATGGATTACGCCGCGCAGTACGCCAGTGCCGCCCAGGAAATGGCCGGCTGGATGGCCAAGGGTCAGCTCAAGAGCAAGGAAGACATCGTCGAAGGCCTGGAAACGTTCCCGGAAACCCTGGGCAAACTGTTCAGCGGCGAGAACTTCGGCAAGTTGGTGTTGAAGGTCTGA
- a CDS encoding SDR family oxidoreductase, with product MSMTFSGQVAVVTGAANGIGRATAQAFAAEGLKVVVADLDAAGGEGTVALIRTAGGEATFVRCNVTVESEVKNLMDEVMNTYGRLDYAFNNAGIEIEKGKLADGSMDEFDAIMGVNVKGVWLCMKYQLPLLLAQGGGAIVNTASVAGLGAAPKMSIYAASKHAVIGLTKSAAIEYAKKKIRVNAVCPAVIDTDMFRRAYEADPKKGEFANAMHPVGRIGKVEEIASAVLYLCSDGAAFTTGHSLAVDGGVTAF from the coding sequence ATGAGCATGACGTTTTCCGGTCAGGTAGCCGTCGTCACCGGCGCGGCCAACGGCATCGGCCGCGCGACGGCCCAGGCATTCGCCGCCGAAGGTCTGAAAGTGGTGGTGGCCGATCTGGATGCGGCCGGGGGCGAGGGTACCGTGGCGCTGATTCGTACAGCCGGTGGCGAAGCGACCTTCGTGCGCTGCAACGTGACCGTCGAAAGCGAAGTGAAAAATCTGATGGACGAGGTGATGAATACCTACGGCCGTCTCGACTATGCCTTCAACAACGCCGGGATCGAAATCGAGAAAGGCAAACTGGCCGATGGCTCGATGGACGAGTTCGACGCGATCATGGGTGTCAACGTCAAGGGCGTCTGGCTGTGCATGAAGTACCAGTTGCCGTTGCTGCTGGCCCAGGGCGGCGGGGCGATCGTCAACACCGCGTCGGTGGCTGGATTGGGCGCTGCGCCGAAGATGAGCATCTACGCGGCTTCCAAGCATGCGGTGATCGGCCTGACCAAATCGGCCGCCATCGAATATGCCAAAAAGAAAATCCGCGTCAACGCCGTATGCCCGGCGGTGATCGACACCGACATGTTCCGTCGCGCTTATGAGGCAGACCCGAAGAAAGGCGAATTCGCCAACGCCATGCACCCGGTCGGTCGCATCGGCAAGGTCGAGGAAATTGCCAGCGCCGTGCTGTACCTGTGCAGCGATGGTGCGGCGTTTACCACCGGCCATTCGCTGGCTGTGGATGGTGGCGTGACCGCCTTCTAA